The following is a genomic window from Candidatus Methylomirabilota bacterium.
CCCTTAAGGCCACATTGGGTGTCCACCGCGCGAATTCCCAGTATAGCGCGGACCACCCAATTGAAGAATCGGCTCATCAGGTGTCGCTTGTACACGTAGCGGAAATAGCGAGGGTGAAGGTAAAACAGGGACGCGGCGTGAACCCGAGAACCAACAATAACATCATGGGACTTCATCCACAGCGGCAGAAGGAAGGCCTCGATCCCCTCGATTGGGTAGGCCAAGTCAGCGTCTGTATAGAGGATGAACCGGCCTTTCGCCTCCAGGACCCCCTTCTTGATCGAATATCCTTTCCCCATGTTTCGACTATTGCCCAGTACCTTCAGTTCCGGATAGCGTAGCGAGAAGTCGCCAAGAGTCGCCTCAGTGTGATCGCTGCTCCCATCGTCGACGATGATAATCTCGTGGGAATACGGCTGCTTTTCAAAGTAGGCCTGAAGCCGACGGAGGCTTTCCTTAATCTCCCTCACACTATTGTAG
Proteins encoded in this region:
- a CDS encoding glycosyltransferase family 2 protein, which codes for MRPDISLVIASYNSVREIKESLRRLQAYFEKQPYSHEIIIVDDGSSDHTEATLGDFSLRYPELKVLGNSRNMGKGYSIKKGVLEAKGRFILYTDADLAYPIEGIEAFLLPLWMKSHDVIVGSRVHAASLFYLHPRYFRYVYKRHLMSRFFNWVVRAILGIRAVDTQCGLKGFTAEAAKAIFSRVDICGFAFDVEVLLIAQRLGLRITEIPVTFAYSGEVSSVKLVKNAYQAFRDLITIYRRDRQGRYRGDQDFSHRA